In Hevea brasiliensis isolate MT/VB/25A 57/8 chromosome 13, ASM3005281v1, whole genome shotgun sequence, a single genomic region encodes these proteins:
- the LOC110643590 gene encoding pentatricopeptide repeat-containing protein At1g74600, chloroplastic, with protein MNCLINQKFQTKIVPISFTKLISSVSIIHTLSFPKANKYEQEHPDPVLDPFHFFSNYTKSTHHTVKDTKIIHSYLLKTALLQSDIVVANCLLDWYCKCGAILYAVKLFDTIPQLNVISWNVIISSYIRNMLFEDSWRLFCRMHFSGFEPDDITYRSALSACAALQAPLFGELVYSLAIKNGFYSNGYVRAGMIDLFAKNSKFDDALKVFYDVSCANVVCWNSIISGAVRNGENSVALDLFSQMCRRSLVPNSFTFSSILTACATLKEVEIGKGVQGLVIKCCENDVFVGTAIVDMYAKCGDVGEAVKIFSRMPVRNVVSWTAIISGFVKKDDSISALKIFKEMRIIKEEINNFTITSIITACAKPDMIKEAIQIHSWILKTGFYLDPIVQAALINMYAKVHAIDLSEMVFRESEDVKNPRLWATMISSFAQNQSSQRAIELLQIMLQESLRPDSFCFSSVLSVIDCSNLGRQIHSYTLKTGFVFDLSVGSSLFTMYSKCGSIEDSYKVFEHIPVRDNISWTSMISGFTEHGCANQAFELFRNMLAEGTRPDQMNFIAILAACSGLRSLQKGKEIHGHAFRAGMGREALVGGALVSMYSKCGALESARKVFDMLPEKDQVSCSSMVSGYAQNGLLEEAVFLFHEMLMSNVTADSYTVSSVLGAIALLNRLGIGTQLHARLTKVGLDSNVSVGSSLVTMYSKCGNIEDCCKAFDQVDEPDLICWSAMIASYAQHGKGVEALKIYEKMRRQGIRPDSVTFVGVLFACSHANLVEEGYFLFNSMTKDFGIEPNNRHYACMVDLLGRSGRLKEAEKLIKSMTIDPDALVWGTLLAACKLHGEVELGKKAAKMASGRKSSRLEA; from the exons ATGAATTGTCTAATCAATCAAAAATTCCAAACCAAGATAGTTCCGATCTCCTTTACCAAACTCATATCTTCTGTATCCATAATCCATACTCTTTCATTTCCTAAAGCCAACAAATATGAACAGGAACATCCTGATCCTGTTCTTGACCCTTTTCACTTCTTCAGTAACTACACCAAATCCACACATCATACTGTCAAAGACACTAAAATTATACATTCTTATTTGCTTAAAACAGCTCTATTGCAATCTGATATTGTTGTTGCTAACTGTTTACTTGATTGGTATTGTAAATGTGGTGCTATACTTTATGCCGTGAAATTGTTCGATACAATTCCTCAACTAAATGTTATTTCTTGGAATGTCATAATTTCTAGTTATATTCGTAATATGTTGTTTGAGGATTCGTGGAGATTGTTTTGTAGGATGCATTTTTCTGGTTTTGAGCCGGATGATATCACCTACCGGAGTGCTCTTTCTGCTTGTGCTGCTTTGCAAGCTCCTTTGTTTGGTGAGCTGGTGTATTCACTTGCAATAAAAAATGGGTTTTATTCAAATGGTTATGTTCGGGCAGGAATGATAGATTTATTTGCAAAAAATAGTAAGTTCGATGATGCTCTGAAGGTGTTTTATGATGTGTCCTGTGCGAATGTAGTTTGTTGGAATTCTATAATCTCTGGGGCTGTTAGGAATGGAGAAAATTCAGTTGCTTTGGATCTTTTCAGCCAAATGTGTCGCAGATCTCTGGTGCCAAATAGTTTTACCTTCTCAAGCATTTTAACTGCTTGTGCTACTCTCAAAGAAGTTGAAATTGGAAAAGGAGTTCAAGGTTTGGTGATTAAATGTTGTGAAAATGATGTCTTTGTGGGGACTGCCATAGTTGATATGTATGCCAAATGTGGGGACGTTGGTGAAGCAGTTAAGATATTCTCTCGGATGCCAGTTCGCAATGTGGTTTCATGGACTGCCATTATATCTGGTTTCGTTAAAAAGGATGATTCTATCTCTGCCCTCAAAATTTTCAAAGAAATGAGGATCATAAAGGAGGAAATAAACAACTTTACTATTACTAGTATAATCACTGCTTGTGCCAAACCAGATATGATTAAAGAGGCAATCCAAATCCATAGCTGGATTTTGAAAACTGGATTCTATTTGGATCCAATTGTGCAGGCTGCTTTAATTAATATGTATGCAAAAGTACATGCTATTGATTTGTCAGAGATGGTATTTAGAGAATCGGAAGATGTAAAGAATCCACGCTTGTGGGCCACTATGATCTCTTCTTTTGCTCAGAATCAGAGCTCTCAGAGGGCAATTGAATTGTTGCAAATAATGCTACAGGAGAGTCTGAGACCGGATAGCTTTTGTTTTTCTAGTGTCTTAAGTGTAATAGATTGCTCAAATTTAGGCAGGCAAATCCACAGCTACACTCTTAAAACTGGATTTGTCTTTGATCTTTCTGTTGGTAGTTCTCTTTTCACAATGTACTCTAAGTGTGGTAGTATAGAGGACTCTTACAAAGTCTTTGAGCATATTCCAGTCAGAGACAATATTTCATGGACATCTATGATCAGTGGTTTCACAGAGCATGGGTGCGCAAATCAAGCTTTTGAGCTTTTTAGAAATATGCTTGCTGAAGGAACTAGACCTGATCAGATGAATTTTATCGCAATTCTAGCTGCATGTTCTGGCCTTCGTTCCTTACAGAAAGGAAAGGAAATTCATGGGCATGCTTTCCGTGCTGGGATGGGCAGAGAAGCACTAGTTGGTGGCGCACTTGTTTCTATGTATTCAAAATGTGGTGCTTTGGAGTCAGCAAGGAAAGTGTTTGACATGCTTCCTGAAAAAGATCAGGTGTCATGTTCCTCCATGGTTTCAGGATATGCACAAAATGGTCTACTTGAAGAGGCAGTATTTCTGTTTCATGAAATGTTAATGTCTAATGTCACAGCAGACTCATACACTGTTTCATCTGTTCTTGGGGCTATTGCACTTTTAAACAGATTGGGCATTGGGACTCAACTGCATGCCCGTCTTACAAAAGTGGGCTTAGATTCAAATGTTTCAGTAGGAAGTTCACTTGTTACGATGTATTCTAAATGTGGAAACATTGAGGATTGCTGTAAAGCATTTGATCAGGTTGATGAACCAGACTTGATATGCTGGTCAGCTATGATTGCTAGCTATGCTCAGCATGGAAAAGGTGTAGAGGCTTTAAAAATCTATGAGAAAATGAGAAGACAAGGAATTAGACCTGATTCAGTGACTTTTGTTGGGGTTTTGTTTGCCTGCAGCCATGCCAATTTGGTTGAGGAAGGGTATTTCCTTTTTAATTCAATGACCAAAGACTTTGGCATTGAGCCCAATAACCGTCATTATGCTTGTATGGTTGATCTTCTTGGTCGTTCAGGGAGATTGAAAGAGGCTGAAAAGTTAATTAAAAGTATGACGATTGACCCTGATGCTTTAGTATGGGGAACGCTACTCGCTGCTTGCAAACTACATGGAGAGGTTGAGCTTGGGAAGAAAGCAGCCAAAATG GCCAGTGGGAGGAAGTCCAGCAGATTAGAAGCCTGA